In a single window of the Candidatus Nanosynbacter featherlites genome:
- the gyrA gene encoding DNA gyrase subunit A, which translates to MVTEASAGLERRRLENVMQDNFFRYSMSVIVDRALPDVRDGLKPVHRRILYSMNQNGNRSTAKFVKSARIIGDVMGKYHPHGDSAIYDSMVRLAQDWAMRYTLVQGQGNFGSMDGDPPAAHRYTEARLDKPAEELLTDIEKETVDFKDNFDGSEREPIVLPAKLPNLLLNGQIGIAVGMATSIPTHNLGELVDATIELIDNPEATVDDLLQHVKGPDFPTGAIVYGGAPMRQAYATGRGSVMMRAVAEIQETKRGRHQIVVTEIPYGVNKATLIEKIGELHKEKRVQLADLRDESSRGKVRIVIELKKDAYPKKVLNQLYKLTALQTSFNYNMLALVNTMQPRILGLHDILSEFVKHRQSVVRRRTEFELKKAKARAHILEGYKIALDHIDEVIKTIRASKTQDEAEKNLRAKFGLSEIQAKAILAMQLRRLTGLEREAVENELRELLKLIARLEAILADEQEILNIIKTELLEMKEKYGDERRSKIINHELGKFSDEELIPEEDAVVLLTTENYIKRTLASDYRKQNRGGKGKRGMTTKEEDIIAQIIPASTHDYLLFFTNKGRVFRLKAYEVPAASLSAKGVAAVNLLQMQPEEKITAIIKHEKNASDAGYLFMATKNGTVKKTPLSDYANIRTNGLIAIKLDDGDELKWIKKTDGESDVIISTSAGQAIRFNEKDARPMGRAARGVRGVRLRPNDRVVGMDIVTSDDQTLLVISEQGFGKRTRVTNFPSHKRGGVGIKAAIVTAKTGPIISVQTIDPTMTDAILVSQNGQTIRISLKDIKLLGRTTQGVTIMRLGDNDAVSSIGLMEERSLEEDAK; encoded by the coding sequence ATGGTGACTGAAGCATCAGCAGGATTAGAGCGACGCCGACTTGAAAATGTGATGCAGGATAACTTCTTTCGCTATTCAATGAGCGTTATCGTTGACCGGGCATTGCCAGATGTGCGTGACGGTCTGAAGCCGGTGCATCGCCGTATTTTGTATTCAATGAATCAGAACGGCAACCGCAGTACTGCGAAATTCGTCAAATCAGCACGTATCATCGGTGATGTGATGGGTAAATATCACCCACATGGCGACTCTGCCATCTATGATTCAATGGTTCGTTTGGCGCAAGATTGGGCGATGCGTTATACGTTAGTGCAAGGTCAGGGAAACTTTGGTTCGATGGACGGAGATCCGCCAGCCGCTCACCGTTATACTGAGGCGCGACTCGACAAGCCAGCTGAAGAATTACTGACTGATATCGAGAAGGAAACGGTTGATTTCAAGGATAACTTTGACGGCTCAGAGCGTGAGCCAATTGTGCTGCCGGCAAAGTTGCCGAACTTGCTATTGAACGGCCAGATTGGTATTGCTGTCGGTATGGCAACCAGTATCCCGACACACAACCTAGGTGAGTTGGTAGATGCGACGATTGAATTGATTGATAATCCTGAAGCAACGGTTGATGACCTGCTGCAACACGTGAAAGGTCCAGACTTTCCGACAGGGGCGATCGTCTACGGTGGTGCGCCGATGCGTCAGGCGTATGCAACTGGTCGCGGTAGTGTGATGATGCGAGCGGTAGCAGAGATCCAGGAGACTAAACGAGGTCGACATCAGATTGTCGTAACTGAGATACCATATGGTGTAAATAAAGCAACACTAATTGAAAAAATCGGTGAACTTCACAAAGAAAAGCGAGTACAACTGGCTGACCTGCGCGATGAAAGTTCTCGAGGTAAGGTCCGCATTGTCATTGAACTGAAAAAAGATGCGTATCCAAAGAAAGTATTGAACCAGCTGTACAAACTAACAGCGCTCCAGACGAGTTTTAATTACAACATGCTGGCATTGGTCAATACTATGCAGCCACGGATTTTAGGCTTGCACGATATTTTGAGCGAATTTGTGAAACACCGCCAGTCTGTGGTGCGCCGCCGTACTGAGTTTGAGCTGAAAAAAGCCAAGGCAAGAGCACATATTCTGGAGGGCTATAAGATTGCGCTGGATCACATTGACGAGGTAATTAAGACGATTCGTGCTTCGAAAACTCAGGATGAGGCAGAGAAGAACTTGCGTGCTAAGTTTGGACTGAGCGAGATTCAAGCCAAAGCTATCTTGGCAATGCAGCTGCGACGCCTGACTGGGCTTGAGCGTGAAGCAGTTGAGAATGAACTGCGTGAGCTCTTGAAGCTAATTGCACGACTAGAAGCTATCTTGGCTGATGAGCAAGAGATTCTGAATATCATCAAGACTGAGCTCTTGGAAATGAAAGAGAAATATGGTGACGAGAGGCGTAGTAAAATTATCAACCATGAGCTTGGTAAGTTCTCTGACGAGGAGTTAATTCCAGAGGAAGATGCTGTTGTTCTTTTGACAACTGAGAATTATATCAAGCGAACTCTGGCGAGTGACTATCGTAAGCAGAACCGTGGCGGCAAGGGTAAGCGCGGCATGACCACTAAGGAAGAAGATATTATAGCCCAGATCATCCCGGCAAGTACGCACGACTATCTGCTGTTTTTCACTAATAAGGGTCGTGTATTCCGGCTCAAGGCGTATGAAGTTCCAGCTGCTAGCCTCAGTGCTAAAGGTGTGGCCGCTGTTAACCTACTGCAAATGCAACCAGAAGAGAAAATTACCGCCATCATTAAACATGAAAAGAATGCTAGTGATGCCGGCTATCTGTTTATGGCTACAAAGAATGGTACCGTTAAGAAAACTCCGCTCAGTGACTATGCCAATATCCGTACCAATGGTTTGATTGCCATAAAGCTTGATGATGGTGATGAACTGAAGTGGATCAAGAAAACTGATGGAGAAAGCGATGTAATTATTTCAACATCAGCTGGTCAGGCGATTCGATTTAACGAAAAAGATGCGCGGCCAATGGGTAGGGCTGCTCGTGGAGTCCGTGGAGTCCGTCTGCGGCCAAACGACCGAGTAGTCGGTATGGATATTGTGACGAGTGACGACCAAACACTATTGGTTATCAGTGAACAGGGCTTCGGTAAGCGTACAAGAGTAACCAACTTCCCAAGCCACAAGCGTGGCGGAGTGGGCATTAAAGCGGCGATTGTGACAGCAAAGACGGGTCCAATCATATCAGTTCAGACGATCGACCCAACCATGACGGATGCTATCTTGGTATCACAAAATGGACAAACGATTCGTATTAGCCTTAAAGATATTAAATTATTGGGTCGTACGACTCAAGGTGTTACTATCATGCGATTGGGCGATAATGATGCAGTATCTTCCATAGGACTAATGGAAGAGCGGTCCCTGGAAGAGGATGCTAAATGA
- a CDS encoding 30S ribosomal protein S1 encodes MANATITMDDLLAQAGDNVKQLTAGEVVHGTVLSVKKHEVLIDLGPLGVGLVPRREVGFSKTCAVGDEVTASVIDTELDNGYSLLSLRKAAKDRGWDEVAEKLESGEIITITPYDANRGGLLVEYEGVRGFLPVSQLSAEHYPRVGSSDKDEILQRLNALVNVEMRVRVLDADRKANKLIFSEKEAIKEGLAERFKQLSIGDTVRGVVTGVVDFGVFVNVEGIEGLVHISEISWERVSSPSDYVKVGETIEAKIIAIDKDRLSLSMKQLTPDPWLKEVEQFKSGDQVEGTVTRITPFGAFVQLSPAVEALVHVSELGGDGTDPEKVFTLNERKNFTVLDIDKESRKISLTLGEAKKK; translated from the coding sequence ATGGCAAACGCCACAATTACAATGGACGACCTGCTGGCACAAGCAGGCGATAATGTTAAACAATTGACAGCTGGTGAAGTAGTTCACGGTACAGTTTTGTCAGTAAAGAAGCACGAGGTGTTGATTGACCTGGGGCCGTTGGGCGTTGGTTTGGTCCCAAGGCGTGAAGTTGGTTTTTCGAAGACTTGCGCTGTTGGTGACGAAGTTACCGCAAGTGTCATCGACACAGAGCTTGACAATGGATATAGCTTGTTGAGCCTGCGCAAAGCGGCTAAAGATCGAGGCTGGGATGAAGTTGCTGAGAAGCTAGAGAGTGGTGAAATCATCACGATTACCCCATATGACGCAAACCGCGGCGGTTTGTTGGTTGAATACGAAGGGGTTCGTGGTTTCTTGCCAGTATCTCAATTGTCAGCTGAGCACTACCCACGAGTTGGTTCAAGCGACAAGGATGAAATTTTGCAGCGTTTGAATGCGTTGGTTAATGTCGAAATGCGAGTTCGCGTATTGGACGCTGACCGAAAGGCTAATAAGCTGATCTTCTCTGAGAAAGAAGCTATCAAAGAAGGACTGGCAGAGCGATTCAAGCAGTTGTCAATCGGTGATACGGTTCGCGGTGTTGTTACCGGTGTCGTTGACTTTGGTGTGTTTGTGAATGTTGAGGGTATTGAAGGTTTGGTACATATCTCAGAAATCAGTTGGGAGCGCGTCAGTAGCCCAAGTGATTACGTAAAAGTTGGTGAGACGATAGAAGCAAAGATCATCGCTATCGACAAGGACCGCTTGAGCCTCAGTATGAAGCAGCTAACCCCAGACCCTTGGTTGAAAGAAGTTGAACAATTCAAATCAGGCGATCAAGTTGAAGGAACGGTTACTCGCATCACTCCATTTGGTGCTTTCGTACAGTTAAGCCCAGCGGTTGAGGCATTGGTTCACGTGTCTGAGCTGGGTGGTGATGGCACTGATCCAGAGAAAGTATTCACTCTGAACGAGCGCAAGAACTTTACAGTGCTTGATATTGACAAAGAGAGCCGCAAGATCTCTTTGACGCTTGGTGAAGCAAAGAAAAAATAA
- the gyrB gene encoding DNA topoisomerase (ATP-hydrolyzing) subunit B — MAKQTDNQSYDGSQIQVLEGLEPVRKRPGMYIGSTGYDGVHHLIKEIADNSIDEAIAGYATKVEVVLLEDGGVQITDDGRGIPVDKHPKTGMSTLETVLTVLHAGGKFGGGGYKVSSGLHGVGSSVVNALSTKMIAEVVRDGQLYRVVFATGGIVEPLKKVGKVDRPTGTRITFYPDPTIFKETIDFDYKWVVNYLRHQAYLTKGVYTSVVDERTGDSQAFYFEGGIQSYVKHLNLGKDVLADAPFYVEKQVEDCMVEIAVQYNDTYIETVKPFANNVLTPDGGTHLVGFRSALTRVINDYARKNSLLKEKEDNLTGDDIREGLTAIILVKLPDPQFEGQTKNKLGNPEMRRYVEQVMNEYFSYYLEENPGVAKKIVGKATLAARARKAARAARDNVIRKGALDGMGLPGKLWDCSSKSPSDSEIYIVEGNSAAGSAKEGRDSKTQAILPLRGKVLNTERARLDKMFANKEIVAMIQAFGVGIGDQFDINGLRYHKIIIMTDADVDGSHIATLLLTFLFRYMKEVVEGGYVYLAKPPLYSINRGQKKIYAYDEAEKDKVLADLIADKKSRGTVIDDEQDVTKQAGVTISRFKGLGEMDADQLWETTMNPENRVLIQVRVEDAEEADAIFTRLMGDDVSLRKSFIQSWAKNANLEDLDI, encoded by the coding sequence ATGGCTAAACAAACAGATAATCAATCCTATGATGGATCACAAATTCAGGTTCTCGAAGGACTTGAGCCAGTTCGTAAGCGCCCGGGTATGTATATCGGTAGTACCGGCTATGATGGTGTACACCATTTGATTAAGGAGATTGCCGACAACTCGATCGACGAAGCGATCGCTGGGTATGCTACAAAGGTTGAAGTGGTGCTACTGGAGGATGGCGGTGTGCAGATTACTGACGATGGCCGCGGTATACCGGTTGATAAGCATCCAAAGACTGGCATGAGCACATTGGAAACGGTATTGACGGTGCTACACGCTGGTGGTAAGTTTGGCGGCGGTGGCTACAAGGTATCATCTGGACTCCACGGTGTCGGATCGAGTGTTGTTAACGCGCTCTCAACAAAAATGATCGCTGAGGTGGTGCGTGATGGCCAGTTGTACCGCGTAGTATTCGCGACTGGTGGTATTGTTGAGCCGCTCAAGAAGGTTGGCAAGGTAGATCGGCCAACTGGTACGCGAATAACCTTTTACCCTGATCCAACAATATTTAAAGAAACGATTGATTTTGATTACAAGTGGGTGGTTAATTATTTGCGTCATCAAGCGTACCTAACCAAAGGCGTGTACACCTCTGTTGTAGATGAGCGCACAGGTGATAGTCAAGCTTTCTATTTTGAAGGCGGAATTCAGAGCTATGTGAAACACCTAAACCTTGGCAAGGACGTGCTAGCCGATGCGCCATTTTATGTCGAAAAACAGGTTGAAGACTGTATGGTGGAAATTGCTGTGCAGTATAATGATACCTATATTGAGACGGTGAAGCCGTTTGCTAACAATGTGTTGACGCCGGATGGTGGTACACATTTGGTTGGTTTTCGCTCAGCATTGACTAGGGTTATTAACGACTATGCGCGTAAGAACAGCTTACTGAAAGAAAAAGAAGATAACCTGACTGGGGACGATATTCGTGAGGGTCTGACGGCGATCATCTTGGTGAAATTGCCCGATCCGCAGTTTGAGGGTCAGACCAAGAATAAACTTGGTAATCCAGAGATGCGTCGCTATGTTGAGCAGGTAATGAACGAATACTTCTCATACTATCTGGAGGAGAATCCTGGCGTTGCCAAGAAGATCGTCGGCAAGGCGACTTTGGCAGCGCGAGCACGCAAGGCAGCGCGAGCAGCTCGCGACAATGTGATTCGTAAAGGCGCGCTTGATGGCATGGGGCTGCCGGGTAAGTTGTGGGATTGTTCAAGTAAAAGCCCGAGTGATAGTGAAATTTATATTGTTGAGGGTAACTCAGCAGCGGGTTCAGCCAAAGAGGGTCGTGACAGTAAAACCCAGGCAATTTTGCCGCTTCGTGGTAAGGTGTTGAACACTGAGCGAGCTCGGCTTGATAAAATGTTTGCCAATAAAGAGATTGTGGCGATGATCCAGGCATTTGGTGTTGGCATCGGCGATCAGTTTGACATCAATGGTTTGCGTTATCACAAGATTATCATCATGACCGATGCTGATGTTGACGGCAGTCACATTGCGACGTTGCTTCTGACCTTCTTGTTCCGTTATATGAAAGAGGTGGTCGAGGGTGGCTATGTATATCTTGCTAAACCGCCGCTATACTCCATCAACCGCGGGCAGAAGAAAATCTACGCATATGACGAGGCTGAGAAAGATAAAGTCTTGGCAGACCTGATTGCTGATAAGAAGAGTCGCGGTACGGTGATTGACGATGAACAGGATGTCACCAAACAGGCTGGCGTGACGATCTCACGGTTTAAGGGGCTTGGCGAGATGGACGCTGATCAGCTGTGGGAGACAACGATGAATCCAGAAAATCGTGTACTAATTCAGGTCAGAGTGGAAGACGCCGAGGAAGCGGACGCAATCTTTACGCGACTGATGGGCGATGACGTGAGCTTGCGTAAAAGCTTTATTCAGAGCTGGGCAAAAAATGCTAACTTAGAGGATTTGGATATTTAA
- a CDS encoding divergent PAP2 family protein, producing the protein MRYLLVPLLAWALAQGLKHVFRLMGRNRRVFSKNPKSPLLLSGGMPSAHAATVVSLATVVALYDGVDTVQFAIVLWVTMIILYDAMMVRFSSGQQGDTLNQLLDEQKSSLSRIRVAHGHTPVEVAVGATIGLFVSLVVFFATK; encoded by the coding sequence ATGAGATATTTGCTAGTGCCTCTGTTGGCATGGGCATTGGCTCAGGGCTTGAAGCATGTATTTCGCTTGATGGGTAGGAATCGCCGAGTATTTAGTAAGAATCCAAAATCACCTCTATTGTTGTCTGGGGGTATGCCAAGCGCTCACGCTGCAACGGTCGTTTCGTTAGCTACTGTTGTCGCATTGTATGACGGTGTTGATACGGTGCAATTTGCTATCGTTCTGTGGGTGACCATGATCATTCTATATGATGCTATGATGGTGAGATTCTCCTCTGGACAACAGGGGGACACGCTAAATCAGTTGTTGGATGAGCAAAAAAGTTCTTTGTCTCGCATCCGTGTTGCACATGGCCACACCCCTGTTGAGGTTGCTGTGGGTGCAACAATAGGACTGTTTGTCTCGCTTGTTGTCTTTTTCGCAACAAAATAA
- a CDS encoding DUF5663 domain-containing protein produces MFQLNDEFLKELGLDQLPEEQRKPFLQHIYSELELRVGERLSQGMSDAQLEEFSGIIDKRPGAVDDFLARHVPDLMQDPMFQRLVQVSGVPMDDPRLRDEFAATKWLEVNRPDYRDVVAAVLDELKREIVANRDVILAADSAASQAAA; encoded by the coding sequence ATGTTCCAACTGAATGACGAATTTCTCAAAGAGCTCGGACTGGATCAATTGCCGGAGGAGCAGCGCAAGCCGTTTTTGCAGCACATCTACAGTGAGCTGGAGCTTCGCGTTGGTGAGCGGTTGAGCCAGGGTATGAGCGATGCTCAACTGGAAGAATTTTCTGGCATCATTGATAAGCGTCCGGGGGCAGTAGATGACTTTCTGGCGCGTCACGTTCCTGATTTGATGCAGGACCCAATGTTCCAGCGTTTGGTGCAAGTTTCTGGAGTACCGATGGATGACCCACGCTTGCGGGACGAATTTGCGGCAACAAAATGGCTGGAAGTGAACCGACCAGACTATCGAGATGTCGTTGCTGCTGTTTTGGATGAGTTGAAGCGGGAGATTGTAGCGAATCGTGACGTGATTTTGGCGGCTGATTCTGCTGCTTCGCAAGCAGCAGCCTAG
- the infB gene encoding translation initiation factor IF-2, whose product MAEKIVKIADSVTVGELAETLGLSVTTLIGELFKNGIAATINQRLDFDTAQIVVEELGLDVQLERKQTTSTDAPLRHVHQLTDKAVARPPIVAVMGHVDHGKTSLLDAILDKKTAEGEAGGITQHISAYQAERNGRVITLLDTPGHEAFAALRQHGAVLTDVVIIVVAADDGVKPQTVEAIRFARSANAKIVVAINKIDKDTANPQLVKTQLASEHGLNPEEWGGDTVMVAVSAKTGQNLDKLLDMVLLVADMEDLRADVDTPAEGLVIEAHMETGRGAVVGLLVEHGQLKPSHYLVAGTAYGRVRTMLDFRGKAMKLAGPSTPVNVTGFKELPQFGDSFVIAKNEKEARQMAAKAKLEQERRAATTNVTGADILKMMNQKHDAQEFNVIIKADVQGSLTSVIDSLKLIETNGEVELRVIGHGVGNISENDIHLATGENTVIYGFNVDLPPAVKRLASREKVEVRLYRVIYELLDDAKLSMENLLAPEVVETEIGALKVKGVFRTMREEVIAGGEMMRGKVSKGLLARLKRKGEQIAEVEVSSVQRQQQEAKEVFEGEMCGLSLKTAKKIVVEEGDELEFFTRELVKKTL is encoded by the coding sequence ATGGCAGAAAAAATCGTCAAAATTGCAGATTCAGTAACTGTCGGTGAGCTTGCAGAGACCCTTGGTTTATCCGTGACCACGCTGATTGGTGAGTTGTTCAAAAACGGTATTGCCGCAACAATTAATCAGCGCCTTGACTTTGATACTGCTCAGATTGTAGTGGAAGAGCTTGGTCTGGATGTGCAGTTGGAACGTAAGCAGACGACTAGTACAGATGCACCATTGCGTCATGTCCATCAGCTGACAGATAAGGCTGTAGCCCGTCCGCCCATTGTGGCAGTTATGGGGCACGTTGACCACGGTAAAACAAGCTTGTTGGATGCTATTTTAGACAAAAAGACTGCCGAGGGCGAAGCTGGTGGTATTACACAGCACATTAGTGCTTATCAAGCAGAACGTAACGGCCGAGTAATTACATTGCTCGACACGCCTGGGCACGAGGCATTTGCTGCCTTGAGACAGCACGGAGCAGTGCTGACTGATGTGGTGATTATTGTGGTGGCGGCTGATGATGGTGTTAAACCTCAGACGGTGGAAGCCATCCGGTTTGCGCGTTCTGCAAATGCAAAGATTGTGGTGGCGATTAACAAGATCGATAAAGACACCGCCAATCCACAGTTAGTAAAGACGCAGTTAGCCTCTGAACATGGTCTTAATCCCGAAGAATGGGGTGGCGATACAGTCATGGTTGCTGTGAGCGCTAAGACGGGCCAAAACCTTGATAAACTGCTGGACATGGTCCTGTTGGTGGCAGATATGGAAGACTTACGCGCGGATGTCGATACGCCAGCAGAGGGGCTGGTAATTGAAGCACATATGGAGACTGGCCGCGGTGCTGTGGTTGGCTTGTTGGTGGAACATGGACAATTGAAACCATCGCATTACCTGGTTGCAGGGACGGCATATGGTCGAGTGCGTACCATGCTGGACTTTCGTGGTAAGGCCATGAAGCTAGCGGGTCCTTCAACACCAGTGAATGTGACAGGATTTAAGGAATTACCACAATTTGGTGACAGCTTCGTCATCGCGAAAAATGAAAAAGAAGCGCGACAGATGGCGGCCAAAGCCAAGCTGGAGCAAGAGCGTCGTGCAGCGACGACAAATGTGACAGGCGCTGATATTCTCAAGATGATGAATCAAAAGCATGATGCGCAAGAGTTTAATGTCATCATCAAGGCCGATGTACAGGGTTCATTAACGTCGGTCATTGACAGTTTGAAACTGATTGAGACAAATGGTGAAGTTGAACTGAGAGTGATCGGTCATGGTGTGGGTAATATCTCTGAAAATGACATCCACTTGGCAACTGGTGAAAATACTGTCATTTACGGTTTCAATGTTGATTTGCCTCCTGCTGTTAAGCGGTTGGCTTCTCGCGAGAAAGTAGAAGTACGCCTGTACCGAGTGATTTATGAGCTGCTGGATGACGCAAAATTGTCCATGGAGAACCTGTTGGCTCCAGAAGTGGTAGAGACAGAGATTGGTGCGCTTAAGGTGAAGGGTGTGTTCCGTACAATGCGTGAGGAGGTGATCGCTGGTGGTGAAATGATGCGTGGGAAGGTCTCAAAGGGTCTCCTGGCTCGTTTGAAACGTAAAGGTGAACAGATAGCCGAAGTTGAGGTTTCAAGTGTACAGCGCCAGCAGCAAGAGGCTAAAGAGGTATTTGAAGGTGAAATGTGCGGCTTGAGTCTGAAAACTGCCAAGAAGATTGTGGTCGAAGAGGGCGATGAGCTTGAGTTCTTTACACGAGAGTTGGTGAAAAAGACGCTTTAG
- a CDS encoding general stress protein, with the protein MAGTKAGGKKAAAKNLAKDPNFYAKIGAKGGRNSRTGGFAANPDLARIAGAKGGRISRRRKTKTVAAD; encoded by the coding sequence ATGGCAGGAACAAAAGCAGGTGGTAAGAAAGCTGCAGCTAAGAATCTGGCAAAAGACCCAAACTTTTACGCAAAAATTGGTGCTAAGGGCGGACGTAACAGCCGTACTGGTGGCTTTGCTGCTAACCCAGACCTTGCTCGTATCGCTGGTGCTAAAGGTGGTAGGATTTCACGCCGCCGCAAGACAAAAACTGTCGCAGCTGACTAG
- the pyrD gene encoding dihydroorotate dehydrogenase (quinone): MYKYLVKPLLFSLTPDFTHKLIIFCGRVAQTIPLIRWMVCKMWSFQDRALQQKIDGVTYRNPVGLSAGFDKNIQLSPLMETIGFGFASGGSVTLEPRKGNRRPWFHRLPKTKSVVVYAGMPNYGLETISRYVAKNRSRVQEMPTVVSVAVIANKSTKDQFGPYVSEDLIIKDVKKAVEYIVKHRLAGVVEINISCPNAGKEPFIYSETLDMLLQEMDDIERNVPFWVKMPHLYDMQQFDSLLQAIVRHNIQGVTVANLVKDRAKVVIKDPLTDEIRGGLSGEPTREHSLELIRHAYQKYGDKLTIIGVGGIFTAEDAYAKIRAGASLVGLITGLFFEGPQLIGRMNRELVTLLKNDGFSHISEAVGADFKEKPKKSKKKLKKLLQNNHSCCIVNY, translated from the coding sequence ATGTATAAATATCTTGTTAAGCCGCTATTGTTTTCACTAACTCCTGATTTTACGCATAAGCTAATTATTTTCTGTGGTCGTGTGGCGCAAACAATACCACTCATCCGTTGGATGGTCTGTAAAATGTGGAGTTTTCAAGACAGAGCGCTGCAGCAGAAGATTGACGGTGTTACTTACCGCAATCCAGTTGGTCTGTCGGCAGGATTTGATAAGAACATTCAGTTGTCGCCACTGATGGAAACTATTGGCTTTGGGTTTGCTTCGGGTGGATCGGTGACATTGGAGCCGAGAAAGGGCAATCGACGCCCTTGGTTTCACCGGTTACCGAAGACAAAGTCCGTGGTGGTATATGCTGGTATGCCAAATTATGGGCTGGAGACGATCAGTCGTTATGTTGCTAAGAATAGGTCGCGAGTCCAGGAAATGCCAACGGTTGTTTCGGTAGCTGTCATCGCTAATAAGTCTACGAAAGATCAGTTTGGTCCATATGTCTCAGAGGATCTAATCATCAAGGATGTAAAAAAGGCTGTGGAGTATATTGTGAAGCATCGCTTGGCTGGCGTTGTAGAGATCAATATTTCTTGTCCAAATGCGGGTAAGGAGCCGTTTATCTACTCAGAGACGTTGGATATGTTATTACAGGAGATGGACGACATAGAGAGGAATGTGCCGTTTTGGGTAAAGATGCCGCATTTGTATGACATGCAGCAGTTTGATTCATTGCTGCAGGCCATTGTCAGGCACAACATTCAGGGAGTGACAGTAGCTAACTTAGTGAAAGACCGCGCAAAGGTGGTCATTAAAGATCCGCTGACTGATGAGATTCGTGGCGGATTGAGTGGTGAGCCAACACGTGAACACAGCTTGGAACTAATTCGCCATGCGTATCAGAAATATGGCGACAAATTAACAATCATTGGCGTGGGTGGAATTTTTACGGCCGAAGATGCTTACGCCAAGATTAGGGCTGGTGCTAGCTTAGTCGGTTTAATCACGGGGTTATTCTTTGAGGGGCCACAATTGATTGGACGTATGAATCGTGAGTTAGTGACATTACTAAAAAATGATGGTTTTTCTCATATTTCTGAGGCGGTTGGCGCAGATTTTAAGGAAAAGCCAAAAAAGTCGAAAAAAAAGTTAAAAAAACTCTTGCAAAACAACCACAGCTGCTGTATAGTTAATTACTAG
- a CDS encoding DUF5663 domain-containing protein, with translation MFEITDEFLAQAGFGMLPPEAKEQMRQNVTNSVQAKITDQLLAAVGEQKLEEFEALLDSEDVPMLLNWCQGNGINLTEIVQNSMNQTMVELQTLHNDALNMVRE, from the coding sequence ATGTTTGAAATTACTGATGAATTCTTGGCACAAGCTGGTTTTGGGATGTTGCCACCAGAAGCAAAAGAACAGATGCGGCAGAATGTAACCAATAGTGTGCAAGCAAAGATTACTGATCAATTGTTGGCAGCTGTGGGTGAGCAAAAATTGGAAGAATTTGAGGCATTGCTGGACAGTGAAGATGTACCAATGCTGCTCAACTGGTGCCAGGGTAATGGCATTAACTTAACGGAAATCGTGCAGAACTCAATGAACCAGACGATGGTTGAGTTGCAGACACTGCACAATGACGCACTGAATATGGTGCGTGAATAA
- a CDS encoding methionyl-tRNA formyltransferase, with translation MPEIVFFGTEEHSLITLKALHEAKFHIAAVITKPDAPKGRGGKLSEPAVKTYAHQHNIPVWQPNNLKDISPAIQTLKSPVGVLVSYGKIIPQSIIDLFNPGIINLHPSLLPQYRGPSPIEAAMTNLDSHTGISLIKLDAQMDAGPIYHQESILLSSDESRDELYCRLFNLGSQRLVELLPRIISGDIHLKPQQDSIATYCKLLSKQDAPLDPQSLSAKQAAARVRAYLGFPRSTMMFDGLRLIITKAHPDVTPKTALDQCYHDGQFLIIDELIAPSGKKMTAEAFLRGHKHQ, from the coding sequence ATGCCTGAGATAGTATTTTTTGGCACCGAAGAGCACAGTCTCATCACCCTCAAGGCGCTTCATGAGGCAAAATTTCACATTGCTGCTGTCATCACCAAACCTGACGCGCCCAAAGGTCGGGGCGGTAAACTGTCAGAGCCTGCTGTCAAAACATACGCTCACCAGCACAATATTCCCGTCTGGCAGCCAAACAATCTGAAAGACATCTCACCAGCCATTCAAACACTCAAATCGCCCGTAGGCGTTTTGGTCAGCTATGGCAAAATAATACCCCAGTCAATCATCGATTTATTCAACCCCGGCATCATCAATCTTCACCCATCACTCCTCCCACAATACCGCGGCCCATCTCCCATTGAAGCCGCCATGACTAACTTGGACTCCCACACTGGCATATCTTTGATAAAATTAGACGCCCAGATGGACGCAGGACCAATTTACCACCAAGAATCCATCTTGCTCTCCAGCGACGAATCTCGTGATGAACTATATTGCAGATTATTCAATCTGGGTTCACAACGCCTGGTAGAGTTATTACCTCGCATCATATCCGGCGACATACACCTCAAACCACAACAAGATTCCATCGCTACCTACTGTAAGTTACTGTCAAAGCAAGATGCGCCCCTCGATCCACAATCACTCAGCGCCAAGCAAGCAGCAGCACGAGTCAGAGCCTATCTCGGTTTTCCTCGCTCTACTATGATGTTTGACGGTCTCCGTCTCATCATCACCAAAGCCCATCCTGACGTCACACCCAAAACCGCTCTGGATCAGTGCTACCACGATGGACAATTCCTCATCATTGACGAACTCATTGCACCAAGCGGCAAAAAAATGACCGCAGAAGCGTTTCTCCGCGGTCATAAACATCAATAA